Proteins encoded together in one Mus pahari chromosome 9, PAHARI_EIJ_v1.1, whole genome shotgun sequence window:
- the Rps15 gene encoding 40S ribosomal protein S15, producing MAEVEQKKKRTFRKFTYRGVDLDQLLDMSYEQLMQLYSARQRRRLNRGLRRKQHSLLKRLRKAKKEAPPMEKPEVVKTHLRDMIILPEMVGSMVGVYNGKTFNQVEIKPEMIGHYLGEFSITYKPVKHGRPGIGATHSSRFIPLK from the exons ATG GCCGAAGTGGAGCAGAAGAAGAAGCGGACCTTCCGCAAGTTCACCTACCGTGGCGTAGACCTCGACCAACTGCTCGACATGTCCTA TGAGCAGCTGATGCAGTTGTACAGCGCCCGCCAGAGGCGGCGCCTGAACCGTGGGCTTCGGCGGAAGCAGCACTCGCTGCTCAAGCGCCTGAGAAAGGCCAAGAAGGAGGCGCCACCCATGGAGAAGCCCGAGGTGGTGAAGACGCACCTGAGGGACATGATCATCCTGCCCGAGATGGTAGGCAGCATGGTGGGCGTGTACAACGGCAAGACCTTCAACCAGGTGGAGATCAAA CCTGAGATGATCGGCCACTACCTGGGCGAGTTCTCCATCACCTACAAACCCGTGAAGCACGGCCGGCCTGGGATCGGCGCCACTCACTCCTCCCGATTCATCCCTCTTAAGTAG
- the Dazap1 gene encoding DAZ-associated protein 1 isoform X4 codes for MNSAGADEIGKLFVGGLDWSTTQETLRSYFSQYGEVVDCVIMKDKTTNQSRGFGFVKFKDPNCVGTVLASRPHTLDGRNIDPKPCTPRGMQPERTRPKEGWKGPRSDSSKSNKIFVGGIPHNCGETELREYFKKFGVVTEVVMIYDAEKQRPRGFGFITFEDEQSVDQAVNMHFHDIMGKKVEVKRAEPRDSKNQAPGQPGASQWGSRVAPSAANGWAGQPPPTWQQGYGPQGMWVPAGQAIGGYGPPPAGRGAPPPPPPFTSYIVSTPPGGFPPPQGFPQGYGAPPQFSFGYGPPPPPPDQFAPPGVPPPPATPGAAPLAFPPPPSQAAPDMSKPPTAQPDFPYGQYGYGQDLSGFGQGFSDPSQQPPSYGGPSVPGSGGPPAGGSGFGRGQNHNVQGFHPYRR; via the exons GAAGCTCTTTGTGGGCGGCCTGGACTGGAGTACCACTCAAG AGACTCTGCGCAGCTACTTTTCCCAGTATGGTGAGGTTGTGGATTGTGTCATCATGAAAGATAAAACCACCAACCAGTCTCGAGGCTTTGGATTTGTCAAGTTTAAAGACCCCAATTGTGTGGGGACAGTGCTGGCCAGCAGACCACACACCCTAGATGGCCGAAAT ATCGACCCAAAGCCCTGCACACCTCGGGGGATGCAGCCAGAGCGAACACGGCCCAAGGAAGGCTGG AAAGGACCCAGGAGCGACAGCAGCAAATCCAACAAGATCTTTGTCGGGGGCATTCCCCACAACTGTGGAGAGACGGAGCTCAGGGAGTACTTCAAGAAGTTTGGAGTG GTCACAGAGGTGGTTATGATCTATGACGCGGAGAAGCAGCGGCCTCGAG GTTTTGGATTTATTACTTTCGAGGACGAACAATCAGTGGACCAGGCTGTCAACATGCATTTTCACGACATCATGGGCAAAAAA GTGGAGGTTAAACGGGCTGAACCTCGGGACAGCAAGAATCAagcaccaggacagccaggagccaGCCAGTGGGGCAGCCGCGTGGCGCCCAGTGCGGCCAACGGCTGGGCGGGCCAGCCCCCACCAACGTGGCAGCAAGGATATGGCCCACAAG GGATGTGGGTGCCAGCAGGACAGGCCATTG GTGGCTATGGCCCACCCCCTGCGGGCAGAGgagccccgcccccgcccccacccttcACCTCCTACATTGTATCCACACCTCCTGGAGGCTTCCCCCCACCACAGGGCTTCCCACAGGGCTATGGTGCCCCACCACAGTTCA GTTTTGGCTATGGTCCTCCGCCCCCACCCCCTGATCAGTTTGCCCCTCCAGGGGTCCCTCCTCCACCTGCCACCCCAGGGGCTGCCCCACTGGCCTTCCCACCACCTCCGTCTCAGGCTGCCCCAGACATGAGCAAACCCCCAACAGCCCAGCCGGACTTCCCCTATGGTCAATATG GTTACGGGCAGGACTTGAGTGGCTTCGGCCAGGGCTTCTCGGACCCCAGCCAGCAGCCGCCCTCCTATGGGGGCCCCTCCGTGCCAGGCTCGGGGGGTCCCCCTGCTGGTGGCAGTGGCTTCGGACGTGGGCAGAACCACAACGTGCAGGGCTTCCATCCCTACCGGCGCTAG
- the Dazap1 gene encoding DAZ-associated protein 1 isoform X2 — protein MNSAGADEIGKLFVGGLDWSTTQETLRSYFSQYGEVVDCVIMKDKTTNQSRGFGFVKFKDPNCVGTVLASRPHTLDGRNIDPKPCTPRGMQPERTRPKEGWKGPRSDSSKSNKIFVGGIPHNCGETELREYFKKFGVVTEVVMIYDAEKQRPRGFGFITFEDEQSVDQAVNMHFHDIMGKKVEVKRAEPRDSKNQAPGQPGASQWGSRVAPSAANGWAGQPPPTWQQGYGPQGMWVPAGQAIGGYGPPPAGRGAPPPPPPFTSYIVSTPPGGFPPPQGFPQGYGAPPQFSFGYGPPPPPPDQFAPPGVPPPPATPGAAPLAFPPPPSQAAPDMSKPPTAQPDFPYGQYAGYGQDLSGFGQGFSDPSQQPPSYGGPSVPGSGGPPAGGSGFGRGQNHNVQGFHPYRR, from the exons GAAGCTCTTTGTGGGCGGCCTGGACTGGAGTACCACTCAAG AGACTCTGCGCAGCTACTTTTCCCAGTATGGTGAGGTTGTGGATTGTGTCATCATGAAAGATAAAACCACCAACCAGTCTCGAGGCTTTGGATTTGTCAAGTTTAAAGACCCCAATTGTGTGGGGACAGTGCTGGCCAGCAGACCACACACCCTAGATGGCCGAAAT ATCGACCCAAAGCCCTGCACACCTCGGGGGATGCAGCCAGAGCGAACACGGCCCAAGGAAGGCTGG AAAGGACCCAGGAGCGACAGCAGCAAATCCAACAAGATCTTTGTCGGGGGCATTCCCCACAACTGTGGAGAGACGGAGCTCAGGGAGTACTTCAAGAAGTTTGGAGTG GTCACAGAGGTGGTTATGATCTATGACGCGGAGAAGCAGCGGCCTCGAG GTTTTGGATTTATTACTTTCGAGGACGAACAATCAGTGGACCAGGCTGTCAACATGCATTTTCACGACATCATGGGCAAAAAA GTGGAGGTTAAACGGGCTGAACCTCGGGACAGCAAGAATCAagcaccaggacagccaggagccaGCCAGTGGGGCAGCCGCGTGGCGCCCAGTGCGGCCAACGGCTGGGCGGGCCAGCCCCCACCAACGTGGCAGCAAGGATATGGCCCACAAG GGATGTGGGTGCCAGCAGGACAGGCCATTG GTGGCTATGGCCCACCCCCTGCGGGCAGAGgagccccgcccccgcccccacccttcACCTCCTACATTGTATCCACACCTCCTGGAGGCTTCCCCCCACCACAGGGCTTCCCACAGGGCTATGGTGCCCCACCACAGTTCA GTTTTGGCTATGGTCCTCCGCCCCCACCCCCTGATCAGTTTGCCCCTCCAGGGGTCCCTCCTCCACCTGCCACCCCAGGGGCTGCCCCACTGGCCTTCCCACCACCTCCGTCTCAGGCTGCCCCAGACATGAGCAAACCCCCAACAGCCCAGCCGGACTTCCCCTATGGTCAATATG CAGGTTACGGGCAGGACTTGAGTGGCTTCGGCCAGGGCTTCTCGGACCCCAGCCAGCAGCCGCCCTCCTATGGGGGCCCCTCCGTGCCAGGCTCGGGGGGTCCCCCTGCTGGTGGCAGTGGCTTCGGACGTGGGCAGAACCACAACGTGCAGGGCTTCCATCCCTACCGGCGCTAG
- the Dazap1 gene encoding DAZ-associated protein 1 isoform X3, which yields MNSAGADEIGKLFVGGLDWSTTQETLRSYFSQYGEVVDCVIMKDKTTNQSRGFGFVKFKDPNCVGTVLASRPHTLDGRNIDPKPCTPRGMQPERTRPKEGWQKGPRSDSSKSNKIFVGGIPHNCGETELREYFKKFGVVTEVVMIYDAEKQRPRGFGFITFEDEQSVDQAVNMHFHDIMGKKVEVKRAEPRDSKNQAPGQPGASQWGSRVAPSAANGWAGQPPPTWQQGYGPQGMWVPAGQAIGGYGPPPAGRGAPPPPPPFTSYIVSTPPGGFPPPQGFPQGYGAPPQFSFGYGPPPPPPDQFAPPGVPPPPATPGAAPLAFPPPPSQAAPDMSKPPTAQPDFPYGQYGYGQDLSGFGQGFSDPSQQPPSYGGPSVPGSGGPPAGGSGFGRGQNHNVQGFHPYRR from the exons GAAGCTCTTTGTGGGCGGCCTGGACTGGAGTACCACTCAAG AGACTCTGCGCAGCTACTTTTCCCAGTATGGTGAGGTTGTGGATTGTGTCATCATGAAAGATAAAACCACCAACCAGTCTCGAGGCTTTGGATTTGTCAAGTTTAAAGACCCCAATTGTGTGGGGACAGTGCTGGCCAGCAGACCACACACCCTAGATGGCCGAAAT ATCGACCCAAAGCCCTGCACACCTCGGGGGATGCAGCCAGAGCGAACACGGCCCAAGGAAGGCTGG CAGAAAGGACCCAGGAGCGACAGCAGCAAATCCAACAAGATCTTTGTCGGGGGCATTCCCCACAACTGTGGAGAGACGGAGCTCAGGGAGTACTTCAAGAAGTTTGGAGTG GTCACAGAGGTGGTTATGATCTATGACGCGGAGAAGCAGCGGCCTCGAG GTTTTGGATTTATTACTTTCGAGGACGAACAATCAGTGGACCAGGCTGTCAACATGCATTTTCACGACATCATGGGCAAAAAA GTGGAGGTTAAACGGGCTGAACCTCGGGACAGCAAGAATCAagcaccaggacagccaggagccaGCCAGTGGGGCAGCCGCGTGGCGCCCAGTGCGGCCAACGGCTGGGCGGGCCAGCCCCCACCAACGTGGCAGCAAGGATATGGCCCACAAG GGATGTGGGTGCCAGCAGGACAGGCCATTG GTGGCTATGGCCCACCCCCTGCGGGCAGAGgagccccgcccccgcccccacccttcACCTCCTACATTGTATCCACACCTCCTGGAGGCTTCCCCCCACCACAGGGCTTCCCACAGGGCTATGGTGCCCCACCACAGTTCA GTTTTGGCTATGGTCCTCCGCCCCCACCCCCTGATCAGTTTGCCCCTCCAGGGGTCCCTCCTCCACCTGCCACCCCAGGGGCTGCCCCACTGGCCTTCCCACCACCTCCGTCTCAGGCTGCCCCAGACATGAGCAAACCCCCAACAGCCCAGCCGGACTTCCCCTATGGTCAATATG GTTACGGGCAGGACTTGAGTGGCTTCGGCCAGGGCTTCTCGGACCCCAGCCAGCAGCCGCCCTCCTATGGGGGCCCCTCCGTGCCAGGCTCGGGGGGTCCCCCTGCTGGTGGCAGTGGCTTCGGACGTGGGCAGAACCACAACGTGCAGGGCTTCCATCCCTACCGGCGCTAG
- the Dazap1 gene encoding DAZ-associated protein 1 isoform X1: MNSAGADEIGKLFVGGLDWSTTQETLRSYFSQYGEVVDCVIMKDKTTNQSRGFGFVKFKDPNCVGTVLASRPHTLDGRNIDPKPCTPRGMQPERTRPKEGWQKGPRSDSSKSNKIFVGGIPHNCGETELREYFKKFGVVTEVVMIYDAEKQRPRGFGFITFEDEQSVDQAVNMHFHDIMGKKVEVKRAEPRDSKNQAPGQPGASQWGSRVAPSAANGWAGQPPPTWQQGYGPQGMWVPAGQAIGGYGPPPAGRGAPPPPPPFTSYIVSTPPGGFPPPQGFPQGYGAPPQFSFGYGPPPPPPDQFAPPGVPPPPATPGAAPLAFPPPPSQAAPDMSKPPTAQPDFPYGQYAGYGQDLSGFGQGFSDPSQQPPSYGGPSVPGSGGPPAGGSGFGRGQNHNVQGFHPYRR; encoded by the exons GAAGCTCTTTGTGGGCGGCCTGGACTGGAGTACCACTCAAG AGACTCTGCGCAGCTACTTTTCCCAGTATGGTGAGGTTGTGGATTGTGTCATCATGAAAGATAAAACCACCAACCAGTCTCGAGGCTTTGGATTTGTCAAGTTTAAAGACCCCAATTGTGTGGGGACAGTGCTGGCCAGCAGACCACACACCCTAGATGGCCGAAAT ATCGACCCAAAGCCCTGCACACCTCGGGGGATGCAGCCAGAGCGAACACGGCCCAAGGAAGGCTGG CAGAAAGGACCCAGGAGCGACAGCAGCAAATCCAACAAGATCTTTGTCGGGGGCATTCCCCACAACTGTGGAGAGACGGAGCTCAGGGAGTACTTCAAGAAGTTTGGAGTG GTCACAGAGGTGGTTATGATCTATGACGCGGAGAAGCAGCGGCCTCGAG GTTTTGGATTTATTACTTTCGAGGACGAACAATCAGTGGACCAGGCTGTCAACATGCATTTTCACGACATCATGGGCAAAAAA GTGGAGGTTAAACGGGCTGAACCTCGGGACAGCAAGAATCAagcaccaggacagccaggagccaGCCAGTGGGGCAGCCGCGTGGCGCCCAGTGCGGCCAACGGCTGGGCGGGCCAGCCCCCACCAACGTGGCAGCAAGGATATGGCCCACAAG GGATGTGGGTGCCAGCAGGACAGGCCATTG GTGGCTATGGCCCACCCCCTGCGGGCAGAGgagccccgcccccgcccccacccttcACCTCCTACATTGTATCCACACCTCCTGGAGGCTTCCCCCCACCACAGGGCTTCCCACAGGGCTATGGTGCCCCACCACAGTTCA GTTTTGGCTATGGTCCTCCGCCCCCACCCCCTGATCAGTTTGCCCCTCCAGGGGTCCCTCCTCCACCTGCCACCCCAGGGGCTGCCCCACTGGCCTTCCCACCACCTCCGTCTCAGGCTGCCCCAGACATGAGCAAACCCCCAACAGCCCAGCCGGACTTCCCCTATGGTCAATATG CAGGTTACGGGCAGGACTTGAGTGGCTTCGGCCAGGGCTTCTCGGACCCCAGCCAGCAGCCGCCCTCCTATGGGGGCCCCTCCGTGCCAGGCTCGGGGGGTCCCCCTGCTGGTGGCAGTGGCTTCGGACGTGGGCAGAACCACAACGTGCAGGGCTTCCATCCCTACCGGCGCTAG
- the Dazap1 gene encoding DAZ-associated protein 1 isoform X5 — protein MTRRSSGLEVEVKRAEPRDSKNQAPGQPGASQWGSRVAPSAANGWAGQPPPTWQQGYGPQGMWVPAGQAIGGYGPPPAGRGAPPPPPPFTSYIVSTPPGGFPPPQGFPQGYGAPPQFSFGYGPPPPPPDQFAPPGVPPPPATPGAAPLAFPPPPSQAAPDMSKPPTAQPDFPYGQYAGYGQDLSGFGQGFSDPSQQPPSYGGPSVPGSGGPPAGGSGFGRGQNHNVQGFHPYRR, from the exons ATGACGCGGAGAAGCAGCGGCCTCGAG GTGGAGGTTAAACGGGCTGAACCTCGGGACAGCAAGAATCAagcaccaggacagccaggagccaGCCAGTGGGGCAGCCGCGTGGCGCCCAGTGCGGCCAACGGCTGGGCGGGCCAGCCCCCACCAACGTGGCAGCAAGGATATGGCCCACAAG GGATGTGGGTGCCAGCAGGACAGGCCATTG GTGGCTATGGCCCACCCCCTGCGGGCAGAGgagccccgcccccgcccccacccttcACCTCCTACATTGTATCCACACCTCCTGGAGGCTTCCCCCCACCACAGGGCTTCCCACAGGGCTATGGTGCCCCACCACAGTTCA GTTTTGGCTATGGTCCTCCGCCCCCACCCCCTGATCAGTTTGCCCCTCCAGGGGTCCCTCCTCCACCTGCCACCCCAGGGGCTGCCCCACTGGCCTTCCCACCACCTCCGTCTCAGGCTGCCCCAGACATGAGCAAACCCCCAACAGCCCAGCCGGACTTCCCCTATGGTCAATATG CAGGTTACGGGCAGGACTTGAGTGGCTTCGGCCAGGGCTTCTCGGACCCCAGCCAGCAGCCGCCCTCCTATGGGGGCCCCTCCGTGCCAGGCTCGGGGGGTCCCCCTGCTGGTGGCAGTGGCTTCGGACGTGGGCAGAACCACAACGTGCAGGGCTTCCATCCCTACCGGCGCTAG